One window of Curtobacterium sp. 458 genomic DNA carries:
- a CDS encoding Gfo/Idh/MocA family oxidoreductase: MTTPLKLAVVGAGVIGRHHARVAVQHPDLEVVALVDAIPAAATSAADELESMGVTRPITTSTIEDAIEQADIDVVAICSPSGMHVQLAEAALAAGKHVVIEKPLDTTMPRARQIAALAADARARGLVTSVISQHRFDPASVAVAGAAHDGSFGTVTSGVASVAWYRSQGYYDSGDWRGTWDLDGGGAVMNQGVHTVDLLVWALGRPEEISAQTGLLAHDRIEVEDTAVATVRFRNGALGVIHCTTAAYPGLSARYAVYGTHGSAIVDDDRLAYFHVAPDSATLESASTTANATAVADAVDQKSDVVPPEHVVGGPTEPEHFAAGHARQYTDIAAAIREGREPGVTVDAALVSLATVRGLYVSATLGKPVRIDDVIDGTYDDVVPVVGAGAHTEGAVS; encoded by the coding sequence ATGACCACCCCACTGAAGTTGGCAGTCGTCGGCGCCGGCGTCATCGGACGCCACCACGCCCGCGTCGCCGTGCAGCACCCGGACCTCGAGGTCGTCGCCCTCGTCGACGCGATCCCCGCCGCGGCCACCAGCGCCGCGGACGAGCTCGAGTCGATGGGCGTCACGCGACCGATCACGACGTCCACCATCGAGGACGCGATCGAACAGGCCGACATCGACGTCGTCGCGATCTGCTCGCCGTCCGGCATGCACGTCCAGCTCGCCGAGGCGGCACTCGCCGCCGGCAAGCACGTCGTCATCGAGAAGCCGCTCGACACCACGATGCCGCGGGCCCGGCAGATCGCCGCGCTCGCCGCGGACGCCCGGGCGCGTGGGTTGGTGACGAGTGTGATCAGCCAGCACCGATTCGACCCGGCCTCGGTCGCCGTCGCCGGGGCCGCGCACGACGGCTCGTTCGGCACGGTCACCTCGGGCGTCGCGAGCGTCGCCTGGTACCGCTCGCAGGGGTACTACGACTCGGGCGACTGGCGGGGCACGTGGGACCTCGACGGCGGCGGCGCGGTGATGAACCAGGGCGTGCACACCGTCGACCTGCTCGTCTGGGCGCTCGGTCGTCCGGAGGAGATCTCGGCGCAGACCGGGCTCCTCGCCCACGACCGGATCGAGGTCGAGGACACCGCGGTCGCCACCGTCCGGTTCCGGAACGGTGCCCTCGGGGTCATCCACTGCACGACCGCCGCCTACCCGGGTCTCTCCGCCCGGTACGCGGTCTACGGCACGCACGGTTCGGCGATCGTCGACGACGACCGGCTCGCCTACTTCCACGTCGCGCCCGACTCCGCGACGCTGGAGTCCGCGTCCACCACCGCGAACGCCACCGCCGTCGCGGACGCCGTCGACCAGAAGTCCGACGTCGTCCCGCCTGAGCACGTCGTCGGCGGCCCGACCGAGCCCGAGCACTTCGCCGCCGGCCACGCACGGCAGTACACCGACATCGCGGCCGCGATCCGCGAGGGCCGCGAGCCCGGCGTGACCGTCGACGCCGCCCTCGTGTCCCTCGCGACCGTCCGCGGGCTCTACGTCAGCGCGACGCTCGGCAAGCCGGTCCGGATCGACGACGTCATCGACGGCACGTACGACGACGTGGTGCCGGTCGTCGGCGCCGG
- a CDS encoding sugar phosphate isomerase/epimerase family protein, protein MTQPSWELSGFGDEIDADPAIQVAVLQALGASAIEVRSAWGVNVVDLDDDQLAGLHRLFEERGQTVSAIASPIGKVSVDEPVEHEVGRLGRAIAAAHALGTTNIRIFSFYFEGRSPEDVRDDVLTRMRALADLASREGVTLLHENEKDIYGDVPARVLDIVESVGSSSLRLAWDNANYVQCGVRPFTDGWAQLAPYVDYLQVKDALAADSSVVPAGEGDGELLETLTALRDAGYSGYASLEPHLSDFTSLGGFSGPAAFGRAGRAFRSLTDQIGVTLR, encoded by the coding sequence ATGACCCAGCCCAGTTGGGAACTCTCCGGGTTCGGCGACGAGATCGACGCCGACCCGGCGATCCAGGTCGCCGTGCTGCAGGCGCTCGGCGCCAGCGCCATCGAGGTGCGGAGCGCCTGGGGGGTGAACGTCGTCGACCTCGACGACGACCAGCTCGCCGGACTCCACCGCCTCTTCGAGGAGCGCGGGCAGACCGTGTCCGCCATCGCCTCGCCGATCGGCAAGGTGTCCGTCGACGAACCCGTCGAGCACGAGGTCGGCCGGCTCGGCCGTGCGATCGCCGCGGCGCACGCCCTCGGCACCACGAACATCCGGATCTTCTCGTTCTACTTCGAGGGCCGCTCTCCGGAAGACGTCCGCGACGACGTCCTCACCCGGATGCGCGCGCTCGCCGACCTGGCTTCGCGGGAAGGGGTGACGCTGCTCCACGAGAACGAGAAGGACATCTACGGCGACGTCCCCGCTCGCGTGCTCGACATCGTCGAGAGCGTCGGCTCGTCGTCGCTGCGGCTCGCCTGGGACAACGCGAACTACGTCCAGTGCGGCGTCCGCCCCTTCACCGACGGGTGGGCGCAGCTCGCCCCGTACGTCGACTACCTGCAGGTCAAGGACGCACTCGCGGCCGACTCGTCCGTCGTGCCGGCGGGCGAGGGTGACGGCGAACTCCTGGAGACCCTGACCGCGCTCCGCGACGCCGGGTACTCCGGGTACGCGTCCCTCGAACCGCACCTCAGCGACTTCACCTCCCTCGGCGGGTTCTCCGGTCCCGCGGCCTTCGGTCGCGCCGGACGCGCCTTCCGTTCCCTCACCGACCAGATCGGAGTCACCCTGCGATGA
- a CDS encoding carbohydrate ABC transporter permease — protein sequence MSTQSTFRTRPTATLTESITARNGRPAKRPYDTDVTRLLPRWLLIVVIAVIVAFIAGPVLYILFGSVNSDVAVARGEYFPSEFTLANYVNIWSTVALGQGLVNSILTAGAVAVASAALAVSTAYVLVRFRFLGRLTILRGLLALQSIPGTLLLLPVFVVFSNIASATGVQIIGTRWGLFVTYLTFALPFSTWVMVTYLRGLPKELEEAARIDGASSGRILRSVVLPLSWPGIVVSAIFAFLLGWNDVLFSTIMTTPNTRTVAVVLQVLGTTQEGGAVPIYGQMMAASIVCAVPVVALYLIFQRYLVGGLTAGSVK from the coding sequence ATGAGCACCCAGAGCACCTTCCGCACCCGCCCGACCGCGACGCTGACCGAGAGCATCACGGCCCGGAACGGCCGACCGGCGAAGCGGCCCTACGACACCGACGTCACCCGGCTCCTGCCGCGCTGGCTGCTCATCGTCGTCATCGCCGTGATCGTCGCGTTCATCGCCGGCCCGGTGCTGTACATCCTGTTCGGCTCCGTCAACTCCGACGTCGCGGTCGCCCGCGGCGAGTACTTCCCCTCCGAGTTCACGCTGGCGAACTACGTGAACATCTGGTCGACGGTCGCGCTCGGCCAGGGGCTCGTGAACTCGATCCTCACGGCCGGGGCGGTCGCCGTCGCGAGTGCGGCGCTCGCCGTGTCGACCGCGTACGTCCTCGTCCGTTTCCGGTTCCTCGGCCGCCTCACGATCCTCCGCGGGCTCCTCGCCCTGCAGTCGATCCCGGGCACGCTCCTGCTCCTGCCCGTGTTCGTCGTGTTCTCGAACATCGCGAGCGCCACCGGCGTGCAGATCATCGGCACACGCTGGGGCCTCTTCGTCACCTACCTCACCTTCGCCCTGCCGTTCTCGACCTGGGTCATGGTGACGTACCTCCGCGGCCTGCCGAAGGAGCTCGAGGAGGCCGCCCGCATCGACGGCGCCTCGAGCGGACGCATCCTCCGCAGCGTGGTCCTGCCCCTGTCGTGGCCCGGGATCGTCGTGTCCGCGATCTTCGCGTTCCTGCTCGGCTGGAACGACGTCCTGTTCTCCACGATCATGACGACCCCGAACACGCGCACAGTCGCGGTGGTGCTCCAGGTGCTCGGCACCACCCAGGAGGGCGGCGCCGTCCCGATCTACGGCCAGATGATGGCCGCGTCGATCGTCTGTGCCGTGCCGGTCGTCGCGCTCTACCTCATCTTCCAGCGCTACCTGGTCGGCGGCCTCACGGCCGGCTCGGTGAAGTAG
- a CDS encoding sugar ABC transporter permease: MTATQTRPETERAPRRAIRPHGKTPLYKRERPLWMLLPGGVLMLAVIVVPLLVGVYIAMLDLDQYTLRQWFSAPFIGLANFAEAFTASPLLHSIWISVSLSVLVTAVTVPIGVAAAISTQNRFPGRGLVRSVYLIPYVLPAFVVGTFFRTMLQPQGVVNSVLHTDVLWLNGSASYWALAGVMVWTSWPFVYLLSLAGLQAVDNEVHEAAALDGVTWWAKLRYIIFPYLRGPLSLAVIISILHNINNFTLPFVLFGIPLPSSVEVMPVLTYIASFQSFRFGLSAAMAICSLVIVAIPLFVYLRAVKLDTGDDAGPTRKQRRADRATLAAADPTTLAAATPAAAADIDGARA, from the coding sequence ATGACCGCCACGCAGACCCGGCCGGAGACCGAGCGCGCCCCACGCCGAGCGATCCGGCCACACGGCAAGACGCCGCTGTACAAACGCGAGCGTCCCCTCTGGATGCTCCTCCCCGGCGGTGTCCTCATGCTCGCCGTCATCGTGGTGCCGCTCCTCGTCGGCGTGTACATCGCGATGCTCGACCTCGACCAGTACACGCTGCGGCAGTGGTTCAGCGCTCCCTTCATCGGGCTCGCGAACTTCGCCGAGGCCTTCACCGCCTCCCCACTGCTGCACTCGATCTGGATCTCGGTGTCGCTGTCGGTGCTCGTCACCGCCGTGACGGTGCCGATCGGGGTCGCCGCCGCGATCTCGACGCAGAACCGGTTCCCCGGCCGCGGGCTCGTCCGCTCGGTCTACCTCATCCCGTACGTGCTCCCCGCGTTCGTCGTCGGCACGTTCTTCCGGACCATGCTCCAGCCGCAGGGCGTCGTGAACTCGGTGCTGCACACGGACGTGCTCTGGCTGAACGGCTCGGCGTCGTACTGGGCGCTCGCCGGCGTCATGGTGTGGACGAGCTGGCCGTTCGTGTACCTGCTGTCCCTCGCCGGACTGCAGGCCGTCGACAACGAGGTCCACGAGGCAGCGGCGCTCGACGGCGTGACCTGGTGGGCGAAGCTCCGGTACATCATCTTCCCGTACCTGCGCGGCCCGCTGTCGCTGGCGGTGATCATCTCGATCCTCCACAACATCAACAACTTCACGCTCCCGTTCGTCCTGTTCGGCATCCCGCTGCCGTCGAGCGTCGAGGTGATGCCCGTCCTGACCTACATCGCGAGCTTCCAGTCGTTCCGCTTCGGCCTGTCCGCGGCCATGGCGATCTGCTCGCTCGTGATCGTCGCCATCCCGCTGTTCGTCTACCTCCGGGCCGTCAAGCTCGACACCGGTGACGACGCGGGCCCCACCCGCAAGCAGCGACGGGCCGACCGGGCAACGCTCGCGGCAGCGGACCCGACCACGCTCGCGGCAGCCACCCCGGCCGCAGCCGCCGACATCGACGGAGCCCGCGCATGA
- a CDS encoding extracellular solute-binding protein: protein MRTRRLKARSVAGAAAVVALAALSLQGCAIVNGSGDDPNTLRVMMGADTTYPKERKQWQQDVAAEFQRTTGAKVQWETYSSAQEELTAIQTSVISGQGPDVYAIGTTFTPTAYATGAFVEMGKEQWDAVGGKDQFDPASFGISGPSSSKQIGIPLASRPFVMAVNKDLLAKAGITEMPTTWDQLTADAEKTTSGDVHGMAIAYADGFDPWKFIWGMAQNAGNTIVSKDGKAEIDAKAVENAYRTYFDWVTKDGVVDKAAIGWNNAQALAQFTDGKAAFFPMTTTTAINSFKDTKVDGKYEFALLPTVPPGATSRPSDGIEAASILSGDNWVVADYGKKQDLSFDFIKQLSTPKAQLEYYRLFGNLPTNADAAAQLAADNPQLAPIIQAGKLSKPTAFTGAWSDIQLALVDVVVQSIPQLKSGEVSDEQLRSRLEAAQRDAQSTLNRQKNGGL, encoded by the coding sequence ATGAGGACACGAAGACTGAAGGCCCGCTCCGTGGCCGGAGCCGCCGCCGTCGTCGCGCTCGCAGCACTGTCGCTGCAGGGCTGCGCGATCGTCAACGGCAGCGGCGACGACCCGAACACGCTCCGCGTCATGATGGGCGCGGACACCACCTACCCCAAGGAACGCAAGCAGTGGCAGCAGGACGTCGCCGCCGAGTTCCAACGCACCACGGGCGCGAAGGTGCAGTGGGAGACGTACTCCTCGGCGCAGGAGGAACTCACCGCCATCCAGACGAGCGTCATCTCCGGGCAGGGCCCCGACGTCTACGCGATCGGCACCACGTTCACCCCCACCGCCTACGCCACGGGCGCGTTCGTCGAGATGGGGAAGGAGCAGTGGGACGCCGTCGGCGGCAAGGACCAGTTCGACCCGGCGTCGTTCGGCATCTCCGGCCCGAGCTCGTCGAAGCAGATCGGCATCCCGCTCGCCAGCCGGCCGTTCGTGATGGCCGTCAACAAGGACCTGCTCGCGAAGGCCGGGATCACCGAGATGCCGACCACGTGGGACCAGTTGACCGCTGACGCGGAGAAGACGACCAGCGGCGACGTGCACGGCATGGCGATCGCCTACGCCGACGGCTTCGACCCGTGGAAGTTCATCTGGGGCATGGCCCAGAACGCCGGCAACACGATCGTGTCGAAGGACGGCAAGGCCGAGATCGACGCGAAGGCCGTCGAGAACGCCTACCGCACCTACTTCGACTGGGTCACGAAGGACGGCGTCGTCGACAAGGCCGCCATCGGGTGGAACAACGCACAGGCCCTCGCGCAGTTCACCGACGGCAAGGCCGCGTTCTTCCCGATGACCACCACCACCGCGATCAACTCGTTCAAGGACACGAAGGTCGACGGCAAGTACGAGTTCGCGCTCCTGCCGACCGTCCCGCCCGGTGCGACGTCACGCCCGAGCGACGGGATCGAGGCCGCGAGCATCCTGTCCGGCGACAACTGGGTCGTCGCCGACTACGGCAAGAAGCAGGACCTGTCGTTCGACTTCATCAAGCAGCTCAGCACGCCGAAGGCCCAGCTCGAGTACTACCGGCTGTTCGGCAACCTGCCCACGAACGCCGACGCGGCCGCGCAGCTCGCCGCCGACAACCCGCAGCTCGCGCCGATCATCCAGGCCGGCAAGCTCTCGAAGCCCACCGCCTTCACCGGCGCCTGGTCGGACATCCAGCTCGCTCTCGTCGACGTCGTCGTCCAGTCCATCCCGCAGCTCAAGAGCGGCGAGGTCAGCGACGAGCAACTCCGGTCGCGCCTCGAGGCCGCGCAACGGGACGCCCAGTCCACCCTGAACCGCCAGAAGAACGGAGGGCTGTGA
- a CDS encoding LacI family DNA-binding transcriptional regulator, with the protein MTIRDIADATGVAPSTVSRALSLPDRVNHVTQQRIQQAARELGYVANSQARALTSGRTRAVAVLVSDITNPFYFDVIRGTQHQLSAAGWTQLLVDTEESADAELAALSAIATKADGAVLTASRLSDAQIARFAERTPLVVVNRRPAGVPSVLIDTPGGVEQAVQHLVSLGHRDVLYVAGPDSSWSNERRWRALVRVAKRLGVRVARIGPHAPFVDSGAAAADAAVNAGATACIAFNDLIAIGMLTRLRERGVRVPEDMSVVGCDDIFGADFCNPPLTTMTSPIERAGRVAIRMLLGRLGAAPSASGDDLPDGHAAGAVALPTHLTVRESTGPAPTSPHRPS; encoded by the coding sequence GTGACGATCCGGGACATCGCCGACGCGACCGGCGTGGCACCGTCGACGGTGTCCCGCGCCCTCTCACTCCCGGACCGCGTGAACCACGTCACGCAGCAGCGGATCCAGCAGGCCGCCCGGGAGCTCGGCTACGTCGCGAACTCGCAGGCGCGGGCGTTGACGTCCGGTCGGACCCGCGCGGTCGCCGTCCTCGTCTCGGACATCACGAACCCGTTCTACTTCGACGTCATCCGTGGGACGCAGCACCAGCTCTCCGCCGCGGGGTGGACGCAGCTGCTCGTCGACACCGAGGAGTCCGCCGACGCCGAGCTCGCCGCCCTCAGCGCGATCGCCACGAAGGCGGACGGCGCGGTGCTCACGGCCTCTCGTCTGTCCGACGCGCAGATCGCCCGGTTCGCCGAACGCACCCCGCTCGTCGTTGTGAACCGCAGGCCCGCAGGCGTGCCCTCCGTCCTCATCGACACCCCGGGCGGCGTCGAGCAGGCCGTGCAGCACCTCGTGAGCCTCGGGCACCGTGACGTCCTCTACGTCGCCGGTCCGGACAGCTCCTGGTCGAACGAACGCCGGTGGCGGGCGCTCGTCCGGGTCGCGAAGCGGCTCGGCGTGCGGGTCGCGCGGATCGGACCGCACGCCCCGTTCGTCGACTCGGGCGCCGCGGCAGCCGACGCCGCGGTCAACGCGGGGGCGACGGCGTGCATCGCGTTCAACGACCTCATCGCGATCGGGATGCTGACGCGACTCCGCGAGCGTGGTGTCCGTGTGCCGGAGGACATGTCGGTCGTGGGGTGCGACGACATCTTCGGCGCCGACTTCTGCAACCCACCGCTCACCACGATGACGTCGCCGATCGAGCGCGCGGGACGGGTGGCGATCCGCATGCTCCTCGGCCGGCTCGGCGCCGCGCCCTCGGCGTCCGGCGACGACCTGCCCGACGGGCACGCCGCCGGGGCCGTCGCCCTGCCCACCCACCTCACCGTCCGCGAGTCCACCGGCCCGGCGCCGACCTCGCCCCACCGTCCGTCCTGA
- the uxaC gene encoding glucuronate isomerase gives MTRNSTTTTPLAPHPDRLLPADPVARDIARSVYEAVADAPIISPHGHVDAALIADDEPFPDPAALLITPDHYVLRLLHANRVPLDQLGRGSGTQVDGREVWRHLAAHWDDFLGTPVRYWFETELHDVFGLRSAPSAENADEQYDHLAALLRSPEFRPRALFDAFGIEVLATTDGPDADLAAHARLAADPTFRGRVLPTFRADAVFDPSRSDWRHVVTSVGEAAGIDTGTHDGLLAALRARRQYFIEHGATATDTGVLDAGSAPLPAAERERIHAAAMRGPDAVTAAEATAYRHDMLYRWAEMSVDDGLVMQLHPGVLRNHHQPTLDRFGPDTGHDLPAVGSFTEPLRPLLNDFGTAPDFHLVLFTVDETVFSREIGPLAGFYPAVYAGAPWWFIDTPAAIGRYRAAVTDSASFTKTSGFIDDTRAYCSIPARHDMARRADAAYLASLVVTHQLSEEDAVRTAHRIVSDIPRATFKL, from the coding sequence ATGACCCGGAACAGCACGACCACGACACCCCTGGCACCGCACCCCGACCGGCTCCTGCCAGCCGACCCGGTGGCCCGGGACATCGCCCGGTCGGTGTACGAAGCGGTGGCCGATGCGCCGATCATCTCCCCGCACGGCCACGTCGACGCGGCACTCATCGCCGACGACGAACCGTTCCCGGACCCGGCGGCGCTCCTCATCACCCCCGACCACTACGTCCTCCGGCTCCTGCACGCCAACAGGGTCCCGCTCGACCAGCTCGGACGGGGCTCCGGGACGCAGGTCGACGGACGCGAGGTCTGGCGGCACCTCGCCGCGCACTGGGACGACTTCCTCGGCACCCCCGTCCGGTACTGGTTCGAGACCGAGCTCCACGACGTCTTCGGCCTGCGCTCGGCGCCGTCCGCCGAGAACGCCGACGAGCAGTACGACCACCTCGCCGCGCTCCTGCGCTCCCCCGAGTTCCGGCCCCGTGCCCTCTTCGACGCCTTCGGCATCGAGGTCCTCGCCACCACCGACGGACCGGACGCCGACCTCGCCGCGCACGCGCGGCTCGCCGCGGACCCCACGTTCCGCGGTCGGGTGCTGCCCACCTTCCGCGCGGACGCCGTGTTCGACCCGTCGCGATCGGACTGGAGGCACGTGGTGACGTCGGTCGGTGAGGCCGCGGGCATCGACACCGGCACCCACGACGGCCTGCTCGCTGCGCTGCGCGCCCGGCGGCAGTACTTCATCGAGCACGGCGCGACGGCCACCGACACCGGGGTGCTCGACGCCGGGTCCGCACCCCTGCCCGCCGCCGAGCGTGAGCGCATCCACGCCGCGGCGATGCGCGGGCCGGACGCCGTCACCGCCGCGGAGGCCACCGCCTACCGACACGACATGCTCTACCGCTGGGCCGAGATGAGCGTCGACGACGGACTCGTCATGCAGTTGCACCCCGGCGTGCTGCGCAACCACCACCAGCCGACGCTCGACCGCTTCGGGCCGGACACCGGTCACGACCTGCCCGCGGTCGGGTCCTTCACCGAGCCGCTCCGGCCACTCCTCAACGACTTCGGGACGGCGCCGGATTTCCACCTCGTGCTCTTCACCGTCGACGAGACGGTGTTCTCCCGCGAGATCGGCCCGCTCGCCGGGTTCTACCCCGCGGTGTACGCCGGGGCGCCCTGGTGGTTCATCGACACCCCGGCGGCGATCGGCCGGTACCGGGCGGCGGTCACCGACTCGGCGTCGTTCACGAAGACCTCCGGTTTCATCGACGACACCCGCGCGTACTGCTCGATCCCGGCGCGGCACGACATGGCGCGGCGGGCGGACGCGGCGTACCTGGCCTCGCTCGTCGTCACGCACCAGCTGTCCGAGGAGGATGCGGTCCGCACGGCGCACCGGATCGTCTCGGACATCCCGCGGGCGACGTTCAAGCTGTGA
- a CDS encoding GNAT family N-acetyltransferase, giving the protein MAVEVRPATSFEDVRTMVGPKRPDANVCWCLSYRLPGSENRALAGPARGDRVRRLVGEDPPPGVLAYDGDDVVGWAGVHPRTDTSFATNRRIPHLDDPHDTSVWSVWCLRVRPGHRRQGIAHVLLAGAVDFARDHGARVLEGYPVDNGGERVDLTMAYVGTRSLFEAAGFTVAAETTSVLAGFPRVLVRHPLTA; this is encoded by the coding sequence ATGGCCGTCGAGGTGCGCCCAGCGACGTCCTTCGAGGACGTCCGGACCATGGTCGGCCCGAAGCGCCCGGACGCGAACGTCTGCTGGTGCCTGAGCTACCGCCTTCCCGGTTCGGAGAACCGGGCGCTGGCGGGGCCGGCACGCGGCGACCGCGTCCGGCGGCTGGTCGGCGAGGACCCACCGCCGGGCGTCCTCGCGTACGACGGGGACGACGTCGTCGGCTGGGCCGGCGTGCACCCACGAACCGACACGTCGTTCGCGACGAACCGCCGCATCCCCCACCTCGACGACCCGCACGACACGAGCGTCTGGTCGGTGTGGTGCCTCCGCGTCCGACCGGGACACCGCCGGCAGGGCATCGCGCACGTCCTGCTCGCCGGCGCGGTCGACTTCGCTCGCGACCACGGTGCGCGGGTCCTCGAGGGCTACCCGGTCGACAACGGCGGCGAACGTGTGGACCTGACGATGGCCTACGTCGGCACCCGCTCGTTGTTCGAGGCCGCGGGCTTCACGGTCGCCGCCGAGACGACGTCCGTGCTCGCCGGGTTCCCCCGCGTGCTCGTACGGCACCCGCTCACAGCTTGA
- a CDS encoding response regulator transcription factor codes for MNTEPLRVALVDDQVLVRAGLRALVEAEPGMTVVGEAGDGDEAVALARRERPDVVLMDIRMPGTDGLAATRRISADQDLAAVHVVVLTTFEEDDYVFEAIRGGAAGFLVKDTEPAELLRAVRTVALGESLLSPRATRSLVEAYATHAKPSSLSPELDVLTVREREVMRLVAAGLSNAEIAERLFVSPMTTKTHVSRAMIKLGARDRAQLVVFAYETGLVTPGWTP; via the coding sequence ATGAACACTGAACCGCTGCGCGTCGCGCTCGTGGACGACCAGGTCCTCGTCCGGGCCGGGCTCCGCGCGCTCGTCGAGGCCGAGCCCGGCATGACCGTCGTCGGAGAGGCCGGGGACGGGGACGAGGCCGTCGCACTCGCGCGTCGCGAGCGACCGGACGTCGTGCTCATGGACATCCGCATGCCCGGGACCGACGGCCTCGCCGCGACCCGACGCATCTCGGCCGACCAGGACCTCGCCGCCGTGCACGTCGTCGTGCTGACCACCTTCGAGGAGGACGACTACGTCTTCGAGGCCATCCGCGGCGGCGCTGCCGGGTTCCTGGTCAAGGACACCGAGCCCGCCGAACTGCTCCGCGCCGTGCGGACGGTCGCTCTGGGGGAGTCCCTGCTGTCACCGCGTGCGACCCGCTCCCTCGTCGAGGCGTACGCGACGCACGCGAAGCCGTCCTCGCTCTCGCCGGAGCTCGACGTCCTCACCGTCCGGGAACGCGAGGTGATGCGACTCGTCGCCGCCGGGCTCTCGAACGCCGAGATCGCCGAGCGGCTCTTCGTCAGTCCGATGACCACGAAGACCCACGTCTCGCGGGCGATGATCAAGCTCGGCGCCCGCGACCGTGCGCAGCTGGTGGTCTTCGCCTACGAGACCGGACTCGTCACACCCGGCTGGACACCCTGA
- a CDS encoding sensor histidine kinase, whose protein sequence is MTDTTSAPGIRPGGRASFARVGRVVPVAILQVVGTAVASGWSGGGRVGPPWLAHGVATAAAPVELGPSALALLVAGVVALPFRWWRPRGVLWFVLATTLGFAAVVSPRGPFVAAVTMALANAWFRGRRVEVVVAAVLAVLWLPSADVVLGRSPAIDPAAVLLALAWAVVTIVVTELVRVRVERVAERRRARTDAERRRAGEERVRIARELHDSVAHSMSLINLQSGVALHLGADLPESTQQALGNIRDTSREALVELRTILGVLRSVDGEPGSERNPTPGLDRLPDLVERARAAGVAVDVDLTGDPAAIDGTVDRSAFRIVQEALTNVMKHAPANRAEISVTIGVETVDVAVTDQPLDPGSRASSRTAPMGDSGNGLIGMRERATAVGGAFRAGPHPDGGWSVEARLPSTTARPEAPDEH, encoded by the coding sequence ATGACCGACACGACCTCCGCACCCGGCATCCGGCCGGGCGGCCGAGCCAGCTTCGCGCGGGTCGGTCGGGTCGTGCCCGTCGCGATCCTCCAGGTGGTCGGCACCGCCGTCGCGTCGGGGTGGTCCGGCGGCGGTCGTGTCGGGCCACCGTGGCTCGCACACGGCGTCGCGACGGCGGCCGCGCCGGTCGAGCTCGGCCCGTCGGCGCTGGCGCTCCTCGTCGCCGGCGTCGTCGCCCTGCCGTTCCGCTGGTGGCGTCCGCGGGGCGTGCTCTGGTTCGTCCTGGCGACCACGCTCGGGTTCGCCGCGGTCGTCAGCCCACGGGGCCCCTTCGTCGCCGCCGTGACCATGGCACTCGCGAACGCCTGGTTCCGCGGACGTCGGGTCGAGGTCGTCGTCGCCGCCGTGCTCGCGGTCCTCTGGCTGCCCTCCGCCGACGTCGTGCTGGGCCGCTCACCCGCCATCGACCCCGCGGCCGTGCTGCTGGCGCTCGCGTGGGCGGTCGTGACCATCGTCGTGACCGAGCTGGTCCGGGTGCGCGTCGAACGTGTGGCCGAGCGTCGCCGTGCCCGGACGGACGCCGAACGTCGCCGCGCGGGGGAGGAACGCGTGCGGATCGCCCGGGAACTCCACGACTCGGTCGCGCACAGCATGTCGCTGATCAACCTGCAGTCCGGGGTCGCGCTGCACCTGGGTGCTGACCTGCCGGAGTCGACGCAGCAGGCCCTCGGGAACATCCGCGACACCAGCCGTGAAGCCCTGGTCGAGCTGCGGACGATCCTCGGCGTGCTGCGGAGCGTCGACGGCGAACCCGGGTCCGAGCGGAACCCGACGCCGGGCCTCGATCGTCTCCCGGACCTCGTCGAGCGTGCGCGGGCCGCTGGTGTCGCGGTCGACGTCGACCTCACCGGGGACCCCGCCGCCATCGACGGCACCGTGGACCGGAGCGCCTTCCGCATCGTGCAGGAGGCCCTCACGAACGTCATGAAGCACGCTCCCGCGAACCGTGCCGAGATCTCCGTGACGATCGGGGTCGAGACGGTCGACGTCGCGGTCACCGACCAGCCCCTCGACCCGGGATCCCGAGCCTCGTCCCGCACCGCCCCGATGGGTGACTCGGGGAACGGCCTGATCGGGATGCGCGAGCGTGCGACAGCTGTCGGCGGGGCGTTCCGCGCCGGACCACACCCGGACGGCGGGTGGTCGGTCGAGGCACGCCTGCCGTCGACGACCGCACGACCGGAGGCCCCCGATGAACACTGA
- a CDS encoding SHOCT domain-containing protein — MITTALTTAAAATGPYWHGGGFPFFVFPAFFSLAFLVVFLVFGVFRRGSWRAVSDARAVLADRFARGDISAEEYRARLSELSRK, encoded by the coding sequence ATGATCACCACCGCACTCACCACCGCAGCCGCCGCGACCGGGCCGTACTGGCACGGCGGCGGGTTCCCGTTCTTCGTCTTCCCGGCGTTCTTCTCCCTCGCGTTCCTCGTCGTGTTCCTCGTGTTCGGGGTCTTCCGACGCGGGTCGTGGCGGGCCGTGTCGGACGCGCGGGCAGTCCTCGCCGACCGGTTCGCGCGGGGCGACATCAGCGCCGAGGAGTACCGCGCGCGGCTGTCCGAGCTCAGCCGGAAGTGA